A window from Leifsonia shinshuensis encodes these proteins:
- a CDS encoding metal-sulfur cluster assembly factor, with protein sequence MPATLSPALFDQVEEALKNVMDPELGINVVDLGLIYDLAWDDENNALIISMTLTSAGCPLTDVLEEQTAEALDGIVEAFRINWVWMPPWGPERITDDGRDMMRALGFAI encoded by the coding sequence ATGCCCGCCACGCTGAGCCCAGCGCTCTTCGACCAGGTCGAAGAGGCGCTGAAGAACGTCATGGATCCCGAGCTCGGGATCAATGTCGTCGACCTGGGCCTCATCTACGACCTCGCCTGGGACGACGAGAACAACGCCCTCATCATCTCGATGACGCTCACGAGCGCCGGCTGCCCGCTGACCGACGTGCTCGAGGAGCAGACCGCCGAGGCACTCGACGGCATCGTCGAGGCGTTCCGCATCAACTGGGTGTGGATGCCGCCGTGGGGTCCCGAGCGGATCACCGATGACGGGCGCGACATGATGCGCGCCCTCGGCTTCGCCATCTGA
- the sufC gene encoding Fe-S cluster assembly ATPase SufC, giving the protein MSVLEIRDLHVTVETDQGTKPILNGVDLTINEGEIHAIMGPNGSGKSTLAYTIAGHPKYTVTQGSITLDGEDVLAMTVDERARAGLFLAMQYPVEIPGVTNTNFLRTAKTAIAGEAPSIRTWVKDVRESMNALRMDSSFAERNVNEGFSGGEKKRNEILQLELLKPRFAVLDETDSGLDVDALKIVSEGVNRAKANTGLGILLITHYTRILRYIKPDFVHVFVAGRVAEQGGPELADRLEEEGYDRYVDAPEPASASAAELAGS; this is encoded by the coding sequence ATGTCAGTCCTCGAGATCCGCGACCTCCACGTCACCGTCGAGACGGACCAGGGCACCAAGCCCATCCTGAACGGCGTCGACCTCACCATCAACGAGGGTGAGATCCACGCGATCATGGGCCCGAACGGGTCCGGCAAGTCCACCTTGGCGTACACGATCGCCGGGCACCCCAAGTACACCGTCACCCAGGGCAGCATCACGCTGGACGGCGAGGACGTCCTCGCGATGACCGTCGACGAGCGCGCCCGCGCCGGGCTGTTCCTCGCCATGCAGTACCCGGTCGAGATCCCCGGTGTGACCAACACGAACTTCCTCCGCACCGCCAAGACCGCGATCGCGGGCGAGGCGCCGTCCATCCGCACTTGGGTCAAGGACGTTCGCGAGTCGATGAACGCGCTGCGCATGGACTCCTCGTTCGCCGAGCGCAACGTCAACGAGGGCTTCTCGGGCGGCGAGAAGAAGCGCAACGAGATCCTCCAGCTCGAACTGCTGAAGCCCCGCTTCGCGGTGCTCGACGAGACCGACTCGGGCCTCGACGTGGATGCGCTGAAGATCGTCTCCGAGGGTGTCAACCGCGCCAAGGCGAACACCGGCCTCGGCATCCTGCTGATCACCCACTACACGCGCATCCTGCGCTACATCAAGCCGGACTTCGTGCACGTCTTCGTCGCCGGCCGCGTCGCCGAGCAGGGCGGCCCGGAGCTCGCCGACCGCCTGGAGGAGGAGGGCTACGACCGCTACGTCGACGCCCCCGAGCCCGCGTCGGCCTCCGCGGCCGAGCTGGCCGGCTCCTGA
- a CDS encoding non-heme iron oxygenase ferredoxin subunit: MAGQRVAAVAELVENQATRVVLDGVPIAVVKDSSGTVHAIGDTCTHGEISLSEGFVEDESLECWAHGSQFSLLTGKPLNLPAYEPVPVFPVEIIDGDVFIDPSAPKVNQ; the protein is encoded by the coding sequence ATGGCGGGCCAGCGCGTCGCAGCCGTCGCGGAGCTCGTCGAGAATCAGGCGACGCGCGTGGTGCTCGACGGCGTCCCGATCGCGGTCGTCAAGGACTCGTCCGGTACGGTGCACGCCATCGGCGACACCTGCACGCACGGCGAGATCTCGCTCTCCGAGGGCTTCGTCGAAGACGAGAGCCTGGAGTGCTGGGCCCACGGCTCGCAGTTCTCGCTCCTGACCGGCAAGCCCCTCAACCTCCCGGCCTACGAGCCGGTCCCCGTGTTTCCCGTCGAGATCATCGACGGAGACGTCTTCATCGACCCCAGCGCCCCGAAAGTGAACCAGTAA
- the sufD gene encoding Fe-S cluster assembly protein SufD, with protein sequence MTQIETTQTTAPAPTHMRAPVPVQSRAERFTSTEVSDFPAVTGREPMWKYTPVARIQELTSGDLDGSPYVYDATAAPGVTTAWIPRDDARIGAAGTPEDRASANAWTAFEQALLVSVGADLSGDRREVTIARTALGGAPRAAHTVVEVAPGAVATLILQNTGSAHLTENVEFLLGKDADLTVVSLQEWDDDALHVAAHFAELGEGARIKHVAITLGGGVVRLNPSAHLAGARADAELLGAYFADATQHLEQQVYVYHDGPETRSRVSYKGALQGEGARTVWIGDVLIGPKAVGTDTYEQNRNLVLTDGARADSVPNLEIETGDIVGAGHASATGRFDDEQLFYLQSRGIPEEEARRLVVRGFLAEIVQQIGSPALQERLQAKIEDELESSTVTASAPSAPTAGAEN encoded by the coding sequence ATGACGCAGATCGAGACGACGCAGACCACCGCGCCCGCCCCGACCCACATGCGAGCACCGGTTCCGGTGCAGAGCCGCGCCGAGCGGTTCACCTCCACCGAGGTCTCGGACTTCCCGGCCGTCACCGGCCGGGAGCCGATGTGGAAGTACACGCCCGTCGCGCGCATCCAGGAGCTCACCTCCGGTGACCTCGACGGCTCGCCCTACGTCTACGACGCCACGGCGGCACCCGGCGTGACGACCGCGTGGATCCCACGCGACGACGCCCGCATCGGCGCCGCCGGAACGCCGGAGGACCGCGCGTCCGCCAACGCCTGGACCGCCTTCGAGCAGGCGCTCCTCGTGAGCGTCGGCGCCGACCTCAGCGGCGACCGCCGCGAGGTCACGATCGCCCGCACCGCCCTCGGCGGCGCGCCCCGCGCGGCGCACACCGTCGTAGAGGTCGCGCCAGGCGCGGTCGCGACGCTGATCCTGCAGAACACCGGCTCGGCGCACCTGACCGAGAACGTCGAGTTCCTGCTCGGGAAGGACGCCGACCTCACCGTCGTGTCCCTCCAGGAGTGGGACGACGACGCGCTGCACGTCGCCGCGCACTTCGCCGAGCTCGGCGAGGGCGCGCGCATCAAGCACGTCGCGATCACCCTCGGCGGCGGCGTCGTGCGGCTGAACCCGTCGGCGCACCTCGCCGGCGCGCGAGCCGACGCCGAGCTGCTCGGCGCATACTTCGCGGACGCGACGCAGCACCTCGAGCAGCAGGTGTACGTCTACCACGACGGTCCCGAGACCCGCAGCCGCGTCAGCTACAAGGGCGCACTGCAGGGCGAGGGCGCACGCACGGTCTGGATCGGCGACGTGCTCATCGGCCCGAAGGCCGTCGGCACCGACACCTACGAGCAGAACCGCAACCTCGTGCTCACCGACGGCGCGCGCGCGGACTCGGTGCCGAACCTCGAGATCGAGACCGGCGACATCGTCGGCGCCGGCCATGCGAGCGCCACCGGCCGTTTCGACGACGAGCAGCTGTTCTACCTGCAGTCGCGAGGCATCCCGGAGGAGGAGGCGCGCCGCCTGGTCGTGCGCGGCTTCCTCGCCGAGATCGTCCAGCAGATCGGCTCGCCGGCGCTCCAGGAGCGCCTGCAGGCGAAGATCGAGGACGAGCTCGAGTCCTCGACGGTCACCGCGTCGGCGCCCTCCGCCCCGACCGCCGGGGCCGAGAACTGA
- the sufB gene encoding Fe-S cluster assembly protein SufB, whose product MSDILIDRPELASLGQYEFGWADSDAAGSLARRGLSPEVVKDISALKNEPEWMLQRRLKALQLFERKPMPTWGADLSEIDFDNIKYFVRSTEKQAQSWEDLPEDIRNTYEKLGIPEAERQRLVAGVAAQYESEVVYHQIREDLEAQGVIFMDTDTALREHPEFFEEYFGTVIPAGDNKFAALNTAVWSGGSFVYVPKGVQVEIPLQAYFRINTENMGQFERTLIIADEGSYVHYIEGCTAPIYKSDSLHSAVVEIIVKKNARVRYTTIQNWSNNVYNLVTKRATAGEGATMEWIDGNIGSKVTMKYPSIYLMGEHAKGETLSVAFAGPGQHQDAGAKMIHMAPYTQSSIVSKSIARGGGRAGYRGEVRMDANAHHSANTVRCDALLVDTISRSDTYPAIDIRVDDVQLGHEATVSRVSEEQLFYLMSRGLPEDEAMAMIVRGFIEPIARELPMEYALELNKLIEMGMEGSVG is encoded by the coding sequence ATGTCAGACATCCTGATCGATCGGCCCGAGCTCGCCTCTTTGGGGCAGTACGAGTTCGGCTGGGCCGATTCCGACGCCGCGGGATCCCTCGCACGTCGTGGTCTCTCGCCCGAGGTGGTGAAAGACATCTCGGCGCTCAAGAACGAGCCCGAGTGGATGCTGCAGCGCCGCCTCAAGGCCCTCCAGCTGTTCGAGCGCAAGCCCATGCCCACCTGGGGAGCCGACCTGTCGGAGATCGACTTCGACAACATCAAGTACTTCGTCCGCTCCACCGAGAAGCAGGCGCAGAGCTGGGAAGACCTGCCGGAGGACATCCGGAACACCTACGAGAAGCTCGGCATCCCGGAGGCGGAGCGCCAGCGCCTCGTCGCCGGCGTCGCGGCCCAGTACGAGTCCGAGGTGGTCTACCACCAGATCCGTGAGGACCTCGAGGCGCAGGGCGTCATCTTCATGGACACCGACACCGCGCTGCGCGAGCACCCCGAGTTCTTCGAGGAGTACTTCGGCACCGTGATCCCCGCCGGCGACAACAAGTTCGCCGCGCTGAACACCGCCGTGTGGTCGGGCGGCTCGTTCGTCTACGTGCCCAAGGGCGTGCAGGTCGAGATCCCGCTGCAGGCCTACTTCCGCATCAACACGGAGAACATGGGCCAGTTCGAGCGCACGCTGATCATCGCCGACGAGGGCAGCTACGTCCACTACATCGAGGGCTGCACCGCGCCGATCTACAAGTCCGACTCGCTGCACTCCGCGGTCGTCGAGATCATCGTGAAGAAGAACGCCCGCGTGCGCTACACGACGATCCAGAACTGGTCGAACAACGTCTACAACCTCGTCACCAAGCGGGCGACCGCGGGTGAGGGCGCGACGATGGAGTGGATCGACGGCAACATCGGCTCCAAGGTGACGATGAAGTACCCGTCGATCTACCTGATGGGGGAGCACGCCAAGGGCGAGACCCTGTCCGTCGCGTTCGCGGGCCCCGGCCAGCACCAGGACGCCGGCGCGAAGATGATCCACATGGCGCCGTACACGCAGTCGTCGATCGTCTCCAAGTCGATCGCCCGCGGCGGCGGTCGTGCCGGCTACCGCGGCGAGGTGCGGATGGATGCGAACGCGCACCACTCCGCCAACACCGTGCGCTGCGACGCCCTGCTCGTCGACACGATCTCGCGGTCGGACACGTACCCTGCCATCGACATCCGCGTCGACGACGTGCAGCTCGGCCACGAGGCGACGGTGTCGCGCGTAAGCGAGGAGCAGCTGTTCTACCTCATGTCGCGAGGGCTCCCGGAGGACGAGGCCATGGCGATGATCGTCCGCGGCTTCATCGAGCCGATCGCCCGCGAGCTCCCCATGGAGTACGCACTGGAACTCAACAAGCTCATCGAGATGGGCATGGAAGGCTCTGTCGGATGA
- a CDS encoding COX15/CtaA family protein, with the protein MKRIIAWLPDRVDTRLKVIAWAYLVGQVVLVGTGGLVRLTASGLGCPTWPKCTADSIVNTPEMGIHGFIEFGNRVLSALLAIMAIIAFVAILRMRKQRPDLFWLTLVAGLAIPAQAVIGGLSVLSGLNPYVVGLHFVVSIALVATCTAFVFRVYAVPGPRVRAVPGWFAAVAHVTSAVVAVTILVGILTTGSGPHAGDANAPRNGLNPEILQHVHAIPAYVTFGLTLVLVIGSWRYRATAVHRFTQYLLAVEVLQIAVGLIQANTGLPGILVGVHMTLAALLAAAMTAVILSLKAPVAALDAREASAADVVAA; encoded by the coding sequence ATGAAGCGCATCATCGCCTGGCTGCCCGACCGTGTGGACACGCGGCTGAAGGTGATCGCGTGGGCCTACCTGGTGGGCCAGGTCGTCCTGGTCGGAACCGGCGGACTGGTGCGGCTCACAGCGAGCGGCCTCGGCTGCCCCACCTGGCCGAAGTGCACGGCGGACTCGATCGTCAACACGCCCGAGATGGGCATCCACGGCTTCATCGAGTTCGGCAACCGCGTGCTCAGCGCGCTGCTCGCCATCATGGCGATCATCGCGTTCGTGGCCATCCTGCGGATGCGCAAGCAGCGCCCGGATCTGTTCTGGCTGACCCTCGTCGCCGGCCTCGCCATCCCCGCTCAGGCGGTCATCGGCGGCCTCAGCGTGCTCAGCGGGCTCAACCCCTACGTGGTCGGGCTGCACTTCGTCGTGTCGATCGCCCTCGTCGCGACCTGCACGGCCTTCGTCTTCCGCGTCTACGCGGTGCCCGGTCCCCGCGTCCGCGCCGTGCCGGGCTGGTTCGCCGCCGTCGCGCACGTCACCAGCGCGGTCGTCGCGGTCACCATCCTGGTCGGCATCCTCACCACCGGCAGCGGTCCGCACGCCGGCGACGCGAACGCCCCGCGGAACGGCCTCAACCCCGAGATCCTGCAGCACGTGCACGCGATCCCCGCCTACGTGACCTTCGGGCTCACCCTGGTGCTGGTGATCGGCTCGTGGCGCTACCGCGCGACCGCGGTCCACCGCTTCACGCAGTACCTGCTGGCGGTCGAGGTGCTCCAGATCGCGGTCGGGCTCATCCAGGCGAACACCGGGCTGCCGGGCATCCTCGTCGGCGTGCACATGACCTTGGCGGCGCTGCTGGCCGCTGCGATGACCGCGGTGATCCTGTCGCTCAAGGCTCCGGTCGCCGCGCTGGACGCCCGCGAGGCGTCAGCGGCGGACGTCGTCGCGGCGTAG
- a CDS encoding GNAT family N-acetyltransferase, producing MSAPLLATRLRTPRLVLDTPTDDDIPDVLAACLDAETQRWVPLPSPYTRESAEFFVRSYCPHGLASRRYTVWALHERSGGRMLGALEVRRDERAGSASLGCWSGPWARGRGFMREALSAVARHALDPDGLGLTSLNWEYVPGNDASRRLAEAVGFDFGEGMRTLVSLHGEPREARVGTLRRDDVRR from the coding sequence ATGAGCGCACCGTTGCTGGCGACACGTCTGCGGACGCCGCGCCTCGTGCTCGACACTCCGACGGACGACGACATCCCGGACGTGCTGGCCGCCTGCCTCGACGCCGAGACGCAGCGCTGGGTGCCGCTGCCCTCGCCGTACACCCGCGAGAGCGCGGAGTTCTTCGTCCGCAGCTACTGCCCGCACGGTCTCGCGAGCCGCCGCTACACCGTGTGGGCGCTGCACGAGCGCTCGGGCGGCCGGATGCTCGGCGCCCTGGAGGTGCGGCGGGACGAGCGTGCCGGGTCCGCCTCGCTCGGCTGCTGGTCCGGTCCGTGGGCGCGCGGCCGTGGCTTCATGCGCGAGGCTCTGAGCGCGGTGGCGCGCCACGCCCTGGATCCGGACGGTCTCGGCCTCACCAGCCTGAACTGGGAGTACGTGCCGGGCAACGACGCCAGCCGACGCCTCGCGGAGGCGGTCGGATTCGACTTCGGCGAGGGGATGCGCACCCTCGTCAGCCTGCACGGCGAGCCGCGCGAGGCGCGGGTCGGGACGCTACGCCGCGACGACGTCCGCCGCTGA
- a CDS encoding heme o synthase, translated as MDVAVESRVEPGRIGVARKAKAYIALTKPRVVELLLVTTVPTMILAANGIPNLWLVLATVVGGYMSAGSAGAFNCYIDRDIDRVMRRTKNRPLVTGELSDREALVFAWALGIASVLVLGFFTNWLAAALSVAAILLYVVFYTLILKRRTPQNIVWGGIAGCMPVLIGWAAVTGSLDWAPFILFGIIFLWTPPHYWPLSMKYRSDYQEAGVPMLAVVRGRAVVGLQVILYAWAMVACSLLLIPVAHMGLLYTAISLVTGGWFLYESHRLYNLAIRHETVSPMRVFHGSIAYLTLIFLAVAIDPLLPF; from the coding sequence ATGGACGTCGCTGTAGAGAGCCGTGTCGAACCGGGCCGCATCGGCGTCGCTCGCAAGGCGAAGGCGTACATCGCGCTGACCAAGCCGCGCGTCGTCGAGCTCCTGCTCGTGACGACCGTGCCCACGATGATCCTCGCGGCGAACGGCATCCCGAACCTGTGGCTCGTGCTGGCGACGGTCGTCGGCGGCTACATGAGCGCGGGCTCGGCGGGCGCGTTCAACTGCTACATCGACCGCGACATCGACCGCGTGATGCGCCGCACGAAGAACCGCCCCCTGGTGACCGGCGAGCTCTCCGACCGCGAGGCCCTCGTCTTCGCCTGGGCGCTGGGGATCGCCTCGGTGCTGGTGCTCGGCTTCTTCACCAACTGGCTCGCCGCCGCGCTCTCGGTCGCGGCCATCCTGCTCTACGTCGTCTTCTACACGCTGATCCTGAAGCGCCGCACTCCGCAGAACATCGTGTGGGGCGGCATCGCGGGCTGCATGCCGGTGCTGATCGGCTGGGCCGCCGTGACCGGTTCGCTCGACTGGGCCCCGTTCATCCTGTTCGGCATCATCTTCCTCTGGACGCCGCCGCACTACTGGCCGCTGTCGATGAAGTACCGCTCCGACTACCAGGAGGCCGGCGTGCCGATGCTGGCCGTCGTGCGGGGACGCGCCGTGGTCGGCCTGCAGGTCATCCTGTACGCGTGGGCGATGGTCGCGTGCTCGCTGCTGCTCATCCCGGTCGCGCACATGGGGCTGCTCTACACGGCGATCTCCCTGGTGACCGGCGGTTGGTTCCTCTACGAGTCGCACCGCCTCTACAACTTGGCCATCCGGCACGAGACGGTGTCCCCGATGCGGGTGTTCCACGGCTCGATCGCGTACCTGACGCTGATCTTCCTCGCGGTCGCGATCGACCCGCTGCTTCCCTTCTGA
- the tkt gene encoding transketolase, with translation MAALQWDPIDNKAVDTARVLAADAVEKVGNGHPGTAMSLAPAAYLLFQKVMRRDPRDQHWLGRDRFILSAGHSSLTQYIQLYLGGYGLELDDLKKLRTWGSLTPGHPEYGHTDGVEITTGPLGQGISSAVGFAYAQRFERGLFDPDAAPGTSPFDHHVYVIASDGDLEEGVSSEASSLAGHQELGNLIAIYDSNQISIEDDTDIAFTEDVKARYEAYHWDVQVVDWKKTGVYQEDVEELYQAIENAKAVTDKPSLIILKTIIGWPSPKKQNTGKIHGSALGADELRAVKEVLGFDPEQTFEVADEVIEHTRKAIQRGAEERAEWQKGFDAWAETNPERKQLLDRLLSGAAPEELESALPVFEPGKDVSTRAASGKVLNAIAPVMPELWGGSADLAESNNTTIESAASFVPSDRSTHEWTGNPYGRVLHFGIREHAMAAILNGIVLHGPTRPFGGTFLIFSDYQRPSLRLSALMNIPSIFVWTHDSVALGEDGPTHQPIEQLSTLRAIPNFTVVRPGDANEVAWAWKTILERRNGPAGIALTRQNIPVFERGEGDAEGDTLASAKNVAKGAYILAEAPGGTPDVIFIATGSEVQIALEAREELRGEGINARVVSAPSLEWFAEQPAEYQEKVLPAAVKARVSIEAGLALAWDKIVGDHGRSVSIEHFGASADYKTLFREFGMTTEHAVSAAKESLASL, from the coding sequence GTGGCAGCACTGCAGTGGGATCCCATTGACAACAAGGCAGTAGACACGGCTCGCGTCCTCGCGGCCGACGCGGTGGAGAAGGTGGGCAACGGGCATCCCGGCACCGCCATGAGCCTCGCCCCCGCGGCCTACCTGCTCTTCCAGAAGGTGATGCGCCGCGACCCGCGCGACCAGCACTGGCTCGGTCGCGACCGCTTCATCCTCTCGGCGGGCCACTCGTCCCTGACCCAGTACATCCAGCTCTATCTGGGCGGCTACGGCCTCGAGCTCGACGACCTCAAGAAGCTGCGCACGTGGGGCTCCCTCACCCCCGGCCACCCCGAGTACGGACACACCGACGGCGTGGAGATCACCACCGGACCTCTCGGTCAGGGCATCTCCTCCGCCGTCGGTTTCGCTTATGCCCAGCGGTTCGAGCGCGGCCTGTTCGATCCGGACGCCGCCCCCGGCACCAGCCCGTTCGACCACCACGTCTACGTGATCGCGTCCGACGGCGACCTGGAGGAGGGCGTCAGCTCCGAGGCCTCGTCGCTCGCCGGCCACCAGGAGCTCGGCAACCTGATCGCGATCTACGACAGCAACCAGATCTCGATCGAGGACGACACCGACATCGCCTTCACGGAGGACGTCAAGGCTCGCTACGAGGCGTACCACTGGGACGTGCAGGTCGTCGACTGGAAGAAGACCGGCGTCTACCAGGAGGACGTCGAGGAGCTCTACCAGGCGATCGAGAACGCGAAGGCCGTCACCGACAAGCCGTCGCTGATCATCCTCAAGACGATCATCGGCTGGCCGTCCCCCAAGAAGCAGAACACCGGCAAGATCCACGGCTCCGCCCTGGGCGCCGACGAGCTGCGCGCCGTCAAGGAGGTGCTCGGCTTCGACCCCGAGCAGACCTTCGAGGTGGCCGACGAGGTCATCGAGCACACGCGCAAGGCGATCCAGCGCGGCGCCGAGGAGCGCGCCGAATGGCAGAAGGGCTTCGACGCCTGGGCCGAGACGAACCCCGAGCGCAAGCAGCTGCTCGACCGCCTGCTCAGCGGCGCCGCCCCGGAGGAGCTGGAGAGCGCGCTGCCCGTGTTCGAGCCGGGCAAGGACGTCTCCACCCGCGCCGCGAGCGGCAAGGTGCTCAACGCGATCGCCCCGGTCATGCCGGAGCTGTGGGGCGGCTCGGCCGACCTCGCGGAGTCGAACAACACGACCATCGAGAGCGCCGCGTCCTTCGTCCCGTCGGACCGCTCCACCCACGAGTGGACCGGCAACCCGTACGGGCGCGTGCTGCACTTCGGCATCCGCGAGCACGCCATGGCGGCCATCCTGAACGGCATCGTGCTGCACGGCCCGACGCGTCCGTTCGGCGGCACGTTCCTGATCTTCAGCGACTACCAGCGGCCGTCCCTCCGCCTGTCCGCGCTGATGAACATCCCGTCGATCTTCGTCTGGACGCACGACTCCGTGGCGCTCGGCGAGGACGGCCCCACCCACCAGCCGATCGAGCAGCTCTCGACGCTCCGCGCCATCCCCAACTTCACGGTGGTCCGCCCCGGCGACGCCAACGAGGTCGCCTGGGCATGGAAGACCATCCTGGAGCGTCGCAACGGCCCGGCCGGCATCGCGCTGACCCGCCAGAACATCCCGGTGTTCGAGCGCGGCGAGGGCGACGCCGAGGGCGACACCCTGGCCTCGGCCAAGAACGTCGCCAAGGGCGCGTACATCCTGGCGGAGGCGCCGGGCGGCACGCCGGACGTGATCTTCATCGCCACCGGCTCCGAGGTGCAGATCGCCCTCGAGGCCCGCGAGGAGCTGCGCGGAGAGGGCATCAACGCCCGCGTCGTCTCGGCCCCGAGCCTCGAGTGGTTCGCCGAGCAGCCCGCCGAGTACCAGGAGAAGGTGCTCCCCGCCGCGGTCAAGGCCCGCGTCTCCATCGAGGCCGGCCTGGCCCTCGCCTGGGACAAGATCGTCGGCGACCACGGACGCAGCGTCTCGATCGAGCACTTCGGTGCGTCGGCCGACTACAAGACGCTGTTCCGCGAGTTCGGCATGACCACCGAGCACGCCGTGTCCGCCGCGAAGGAATCGCTCGCGTCGCTCTGA
- the tal gene encoding transaldolase, giving the protein MTDTTSTTQSPTAALSAAGVSIWLDDLSRERINSGGLQKLIAEKNVVGVTTNPTIFAAALSKGESYDEQVRQLAAAGVDVDDAIFEITTDDVANASDIFHEVFERSNGVDGRVSIEVAPGLAHDTQATIAAAKKLSDKIQKQNVMIKIPATVEGLEAITETIAAGISVNVTLIFSLERYREVINAYLTGLEKAQEAGIDLSGIHSVASFFVSRVDTEVDKRLTAIGTDEAEGLKSKAGIANARLAYEVYEKEFATERAKRLVEAGANEQRPLWASTGVKDPSLPDTLYVEALVAPNVVNTMPEKTLDATFDHGNITGDTVTGTYAESNDVLNKLADLGISYDDVTETLEREGVEKFVVSWGELVETVKNALEGAAK; this is encoded by the coding sequence ATGACCGACACCACCTCCACCACCCAGTCCCCCACGGCGGCCCTGTCCGCCGCGGGCGTCAGCATCTGGCTGGACGACCTGTCGCGCGAGCGCATCAACAGCGGCGGCCTGCAGAAGCTGATCGCCGAGAAGAACGTGGTCGGCGTGACCACCAACCCGACGATCTTCGCCGCCGCCCTCTCCAAGGGCGAGTCCTACGACGAGCAGGTCCGCCAGCTGGCGGCCGCCGGCGTGGACGTCGACGACGCGATCTTCGAGATCACCACCGACGACGTCGCGAACGCCAGCGACATCTTCCACGAGGTCTTCGAGCGCTCCAACGGCGTCGACGGCCGCGTGTCGATCGAGGTCGCCCCGGGGCTCGCGCACGACACCCAGGCGACCATCGCCGCCGCCAAGAAGCTCTCGGACAAGATCCAGAAGCAGAACGTGATGATCAAGATCCCGGCAACGGTCGAGGGCCTCGAGGCCATCACCGAGACCATCGCCGCGGGCATCAGCGTCAACGTGACCCTGATCTTCAGCCTGGAGCGCTACCGCGAGGTCATCAACGCCTACCTCACGGGTCTCGAGAAGGCCCAGGAGGCGGGCATCGACCTGTCCGGCATCCACTCGGTCGCCTCGTTCTTCGTCTCGCGCGTCGACACCGAGGTGGACAAGCGCCTCACCGCGATCGGCACCGACGAGGCCGAGGGCCTCAAGAGCAAGGCCGGCATCGCCAACGCGCGCCTCGCCTACGAGGTGTACGAGAAGGAGTTCGCCACCGAGCGCGCCAAGCGCCTGGTCGAGGCCGGCGCCAACGAGCAGCGCCCGCTGTGGGCCTCCACCGGCGTCAAGGACCCGAGCCTCCCCGACACGCTGTACGTCGAGGCGCTCGTCGCCCCGAACGTCGTCAACACGATGCCGGAGAAGACGCTCGACGCCACCTTCGACCACGGCAACATCACCGGCGACACCGTCACCGGCACCTACGCCGAGTCGAACGACGTGCTCAACAAGCTCGCCGATCTCGGCATCAGCTACGACGACGTCACCGAGACGCTCGAGCGCGAGGGTGTCGAGAAGTTCGTCGTCTCGTGGGGCGAGCTCGTCGAGACCGTGAAGAACGCCCTCGAGGGAGCGGCCAAGTGA